GTTTTGAGACGTCGGTTGTAAAAATGTTAACGTTACCGAGTTATAGCTCATCAAGTCTGAGTAATAACGGATGATGACGAGTTATGGTGCTTGCCGATAACGGTTAGGAGACCGAAATATATAACTCGTATTAATGATGACCATATCACAGCCCCCAAGTTTAGCCTGTGGAAAGTTTTTTAATgaagcaggttgagctttttgtgatgagttataactcggttGAGTGGATTTCTGAGTGGGCCCCCAGTTCAACGTACTTCATTAAAGGAACTTTGTTTGTGCCACGTTGGATAACGTGTTTGTTGTTtattgaggagagagaatgagtGGGTGCTTCATTAATGTTTTGGTAGTTTCCAATGTTCCGTTCGTCCTTTCGTGTGATTGATGCAATGGTGATATTTGAAacgtttttattttgattaataactTTTACTGATTGGAACTTCTGCATTTTGATTTTCTCCTTCTCTGTGAAGAATGAGCAAGAGAGGTATGGCTATGTCTgcgtttttgtgatttttttcttcattcttcttctttctgttTGTTGGTTGCATGTTTGTTTTATTGTGTTTTTGATGGGGtttgagaaggagaagaagggtAAAGTAGATTGGTCTTACGATTGGGTTGGGGATGATGTGAGGTCTCGGGTGTCGTTATTTTGTGATGAGGCTGCCGTAAGGGAGGTAGATGTAAGTAAGTTGGTGAGGCCTGGTTCTGGAGTTGGGGTTGAGTTACTGCCATGTAGTGTAAATGATAGGGTTTATCACCGTGGGagtggttttgaatttttctacATGCGCAGCTGTGTTCTGGAAGAATTGAGAGTGAGGTTACCCTTTACAGATTTCGAGTGTCAGATCCTTAAACAGTTGAATTGTGCTCCATCGCAGCTTCATCCGAATGGGTGGGCATTCTTGCGTTCTTTTGAAATTCTAATGGAATTTCTGGAGCAGGTACCCTCTGTTGACCTTTTCTTCTCACTATTCCAAGCTAAAGGGGTGTGGAAAGGGGGTTGGGTAAATTTCAACAGCACCCCTGGGTTTGGCATTTTCAGGTTGTATAAGTCTTCTTTCAAAGATTTCAAGGAGATGTACTTTAAGGTTAGGGGTTTGGAAAAGGATTTTCCATTTTTCGTAGATGAAAATCTGGCTGAGAAGTTCCCATTATATTGGTGCTCGAAACCTCAGAATATACTCGGACCCGAAGTTATTCTTCCGAGAAATGCTTGTTTGATTGAGTTTCTTGTTGAGAACATCGGTCGGGGAGACCTGATTTCAATGTATAAGCTTCTGAAGTGGGAAGAGGATAAAGATGCTGTTTTAAAGTATTTAGGTGAGTGATAGGGTTGTTTGTGATGTAGTTGCTATTTCTTTTCAGATATCTGATGCTCCTTATTTTTTGTAGGTGGTAAATATCCTGGGGTTTCAGCTGCGTCTTTGAGGACACGTTTCAAGAATAAGAACTTGGAGAAAGAAGTTTCATCTTCTAATGTTGAGAAAATTGCTGGGACTGGTGAGGTTACCCAGCCTCGGCAAGGTCGGAGGAAGGTTATTgttaaaaggaagaagaagtccGATCTTGTTGACCTGTCTGATGACTCTGAGGAGAAGTCGTTTGGGGTTCCTGTCGAGGAGATACAAGCTTTTATGGGTAACCAAAAAAGGCTTCACGAAATTTCTGAACAAAGTGAGGGGTTTTCTGTCTGGGGGAGAGAATATCCTTATATGGCTGTAGTGGACGAGTATTGTCAGTCGTCGGCCGATGTTTCGCTTGCGAAAGAGGTTGGAGACATGGCGATTGGTCAGTATATGCAGGTAATGGGCTAACTTTTCTGCCTCACTTggtgttttttgaattttttacaagctttttgtattcttttgtgTAGGTTGTTGGTCTTCGTCTTGCCAGTCTTGGGCGTAGCCAAGAGTTGAAATGTAAGGAAGTTTCTGCAGATAGAGGGGAGGTTTTTGTTCTGAAGGAAGAGTtagtgaaaagtaaaagtgtTGCTGCCGAGCTTCAGGTACGGCTAACTGAGGCCGAGAAGTTATTGAAGGAGACGAAAGATAATTATGCTCGGGATGTGGAAGAtctgaagaagaaagagagtgaTTTGGCGAGCGTACAATCTCGTCTTATTGAGGTAACTGCTGAATTAAAGGATGTGCAGAAGAAAAAGGCTGATGAAATTCTGGATTCTTTTGTTGAGGGGTTTGAAAGGGCTTTGTTACAAGCAAAGTTTTTGGCACCGGAAGCTGACCTGTCCGGCATGGATCCGGGGAAAGTTGTGCGTGATGGCAAGATGGTTGAAGATGATGGTGATGCTGAAGATCAAGCAGAAAATGTTTAGTTTGTTACTTTGTTTGgtattttggttttattttgtAAGTCGGTAGATATTTTGAACATTGATAGATTGGTGATAGTCCTTGAAAAAACATTGATATCTTGGTTTTGAATTGCTTGAATGTTTATTGGAAGTTAGTGCTCTCCTTTTTGTGGTAAAGCATTTTGTTTATTGAATGTACTGCCGAGTAATGGCAGGTTGCATATATAGCCGAGCATTGCTATTTACCGAGTTATTTTGAGAATTGATAATGATAGGAGATACAAATTGCATAATTTGACTGTAATGAGATGATGTTGGTGGTAAATTCATAATTGTTTGAATACAAACTTTCAGGTAGGctggcctcgttaaaacctctccAAGCAAAAACCCTTTGGGACAAAAACTTGgtagtaggaaaaagagtaccagCCTGTCCCTGATTTTTAACTGTAGAACTTCTTTAGGGATGAAACATTCCAGGTATTGGGCAATACTTTTCCATCGATTAATTCGAGTATGTATGCCCCGTTGCCGAGTACTTCTGATATTCGGTATGGACCGTCCCAGTTTGCGGCGAGCTTCCCATGTGAGGGTGGTTTCCGAGCAGCTTCGGTTTTGCGGAGGACTAAGTCTCCTTTCACAAATGATCTGCTTTTAACCGACTTGTTGTATTGTCGGGCGATTGTTTGCTGTGTTGCGCGTTGCTTCAAGGTGGCGATGTCTCTTACTTCTTCAAAGATGTCGAGCTCGGTTCTACGAGCTTCGTCTTGATTGTCGATGTAAGTTCGGATGGATTCCTGGGAGATCTCCAGGGGAATCATGGCCTCCGAGCCATATACCAGTCTGAATGGGGTTTCCTTTGTTGatgtttgtggggtggtgttgTATCCCCAAAGGACTTCAGGTATTAGTTCGGCCCAAAGTCCTTTGGCGTCATCTAGCTTTTTCTTTAGTGCATGAAGGATGACCTTGTTTGCAGCCTCAGCTAGTCCGTTTGTTTGAGGATGTTCAACAGAGGTGAAGTGTTACTTTATTTTGAGATTCTGCAAAAAAGTTTGAAATTTCTGATCGACGAACTGGCGTCCGTTGTCAGTTGTGATATGTTGAGGTATGCCAAAAcgacaaataatatttttccaaACGAATGAAATCATTTGCTGTGATGTTATTTTTGCTAAAGGTtgggcttccacccatttggagaAATAATCAATGCCGACAATAAGAAATTTTACCTGGCCCGGTGCTGTAGGGAATGGCCCGAGTATATCTAAACCCCATCAGTTAAATGGCCAGCTGATGTCTGAATGATGTAATTCCTCGGCCGGTATGTGTATCAGTGGTGCGTGCCTTTGGCAATTGTTGCATGACCTGATTTTTTGTTGGCTGTTCTGTTTCAAAGTCGGCCAGAAGAATCTGGCTCGGAGGATCTTGGATGCTAAACTCCGAGCTCCTGTATGTGTGCCACAGATTCCTTCATGTGCCTCTGCCAAAGCTATGTCGGCTTCTGACTTGTTGAGACATTTGAGTAGAGGCCGAGTATAACCTCGTCGATATAGTGTTCCATTGAGGATTGTGAAGGAAGATGCTTACCGTCGGAACTTTTTATTGCTTTCGACCCCTTCTGGTATACTACCTGTTTGTAAATAGTGTATAAAGTCGTTCCTCCAATCTGTTACCTGTGAAACACTTAACACGTTTGTCAGAGTAACAGTGGGTGATGTTATTGTGAACTGCTGCAGTGTAGATAGCTCGGACTGTGTATTGCCGAGCTTAGATAAGATATCCGCTCTTTGATTTTGTTCGCGTGGTATATGTTCtatttcaaatttgaaaaaattttttgttaacttTTTTACTAATAGCAAGTATTTAGAGAGTAGGGGATCTTTTACCTGAAAAAGGTCGTTTACCTGCTGTACGACTAACAATGAATCACAGTATACCTTGATCGTCGAGATTTGAAGATCTAAACAGAGTCGGAGTCCGGCGAGTAGTGCTTCATACTCGGATTTGTTGTTGCTCGCTTTGAAAGCTAAGTGTATTGAGTGTTCCAATATGAATCCATCGTCGGCCTCCAGACGAATTCCTGCACCACAGCCTCCGTTATTTGAAAAGCCATCCACATATAAGATCCACTGTTTTGCATGATCCTCTTCGGATGGTATTGTAAGCTCGGCGATGAAATCCGCCAGGAATTGTGACTTAATCGGTCCTCGGGATTGGTATCTGATGTCGAATTCAGATAGTTCGACTGCCCATTTTATGAGTCGACCTGCGATTGCTGGTTTGTGTAACACTTGTCTTATTGGGTGATCGGTTCTGACGTGGATAACGTGGCTCTGGAAGTAAGGTCGGAGACGTCGCGCCGAGAATATCAGTGCTAGTGCGAGCTTCTCAATCCTTGGATAGTTGAGTTCGGCATGCTGGAGGGTCTTACTGACAAAGTATACTGGATGCTGAACTTTGTTTCTCTCTGTAACAAGGGCCGAGCTTATCGCCCAATCAGTAACTGACAGATATAGAAATAAATCCTCCCCTTGTAGGGATTTTTGTAAAATCGGCGGTTGAGAGAgtgttgtttttaattttgaaaatgccTTCTCTCAATCGTCGTTCCATtcgaatttatttttctttttaatagttTGGAAAAAAGGAATAGAAGTTGAGGCAAGGCAAGGAACAAATCTGGAAAGTGCAGCGAGTCGTCCTATGAGGCGCTGAACTtcttttactgttttagggCTGGCCATGTCCAGCACTGCTCGGTATTTGTCTGGATTTGCCTCTATTCCCCTGCATGTTAGCAAAAAACCCAAAAACTTACCCCCTTGAACTGCGAATGCACATTTCTCGAGGTTGAGGCGCATGTTATACTGGCGGATCTAGCCGAATATTTCTGTAAGGTCGCTGATGTGGTTATCTCCGATTTTTGTTTTGGCGACCATATCATCGACATAAACTTCGATATTCCTGCCGATTTGTTTGGCGAACACCTTATCCATAAGGCGTTGGTAAGTTGCACCTGCGttttttaatccaaatggcATAACTTTATAACAATAGTTACCGAAATCAGTGATAAAAGCTGTTTTATTTTGATCAGAGGGGTGCATCATTATTTGATTATACCCTgaatatgcatccataaaacttaaagtagcGTAGCCTGACGCATTGTCTACTAAAGAGTCTATGGATGGCAGAGGATAAGAATCCTTTgggcatgctttgtttaaatcaATGAAGTCGACGCACATGCGCCACTTACCGTTTTGTTTTCTTACCATTACCACATTGGCTAACCAGGTGGTGAATCTGATCTCTTTGATAAATTCGGCGTTGATGAGCTTTTGTGTTTCTTCCAATGAcgctctctttttttcttcgcCGAGTTTACGTTTCTTCTGTTGCACTGGTCGGATTGACGAGTTTATTGCTTGTCTATGATTGATGATATGTGGGTCGATTCCGAGCATGTCTGATGGTGTCCATGCGAAAAGGTCGGTGTGTTCTTGCAGGAAGGTTGTTATAGCCTGCAACTCAGATGCATTGAGTGAGGTACCGACATATGTGAATTTATTAGAGTCATTGTTGAAATACACTTTTTGTAGGTCATCGGAGGGTTTTGGGCGATCGAGAAAATCAGCTCTTGGGTCCAGTTCGGCTAGCGTGTGCTCCTTTTGGTTTAGGCCGACGTTGTTGACTTGTTGCGTTGAGCGATTTTGGAATTTCATGCTGATGTTGTAACATTGTCGTGCCTCTTTATGGTCGCCGTGGATTGTGACAACCTGGTGGTCCTGCAGTGGAAACTTCACACAGAGATGAACTGTAGATACAATGGCGCCAAACTTATTCAAAAAAGGTCGGCCGATGATAAGGTTATATGGACTAAAACAATCGACTACTAAATATTGAATATCATTAGTTTTGGAAAGAGGTTGCTCACCCAGTGTGGTTTGTAACCACACTGACCCGAGTATTGGAACCCGTTCTCCTGAGAAGCCGACCAAGTCTCCTCCTGTGGATTGTAGCATGTTGTCACTGAGCTTCATCTTTTGAAATGTGGAGTAAAACAGAACATCGGCACTGCTCCCGGGATCTAAGAGTAGTTTTTTCACTAATAGATCTCCTGGCTGGAGGGTGATTACCACAGGGTCGTCCAAATTTTGTATGTTGGAGTTAAAGTCGGCATGTGTGAAAGTGACTTCTGGTTGTGGATTAGTGATTGTTACATCTTGTTTCGGTCCGTCTACCGAGCATATTGCTCTGAACGATCTTTTCCTTGCCGAGTTTGAGTATCCTCCACTTGCGTATCCTCCTGAAATACAATTGATTATACCTCGTGGTCTTTCATATTGGTTTGAAGATGCCTTCTCTTTTCCTCGGTGTTGTTCAGAGAGGTCGTTTGTTGTGGAACTAGGGCCGCGCTTTTGGATGTGACCACCAATGTATTTGTCAAGGTGTCCTTGTCTTGCTAGTCGTTCTAAAAGATCTTTGGCGACCACACAATCATCGGTATTGTGGCCGTGTTTCTGGTGGAAAGCACAATATTTAGACTTGTCCACGTTCTTTGTATCTTGATAGGTACCGGCCTTTCTTGATGGCTTGATGAGCTTTGAATTTAAGATATCTCTAATTATGTCCTCTCGCTGAAGTGTGACTTGTCAGATTTCCGAGCTTGTCTGAGCTCCTCGATGTCAATTTGTCCTTTTGCTTTCTCTCTAAATTCTGCTAGAGTCTTCGGCTTTGCTACTGCGATCGTCTCCTGGAACTTCCCGGGTCGGAGGCCGCTTTTAATTGCGTGCAGATGGACCTCGGGGTGGAGATCTGGTATGCTGATTGCGATCTTGGTGAAGCGAGTCATATAGTCCTTTAAGCTTTCGTTTGGTCCTTGCTTGATAGTGTTCAGGTAATCGGAGTCGTGCAAGTATATTGCAGATCCGGCGAAATGTTCTTCAAATAACTTCGCCAACTGATGAAAGCGCGAAATGGAACCTGCAGGCAAAGCACACAACCAATCAAGTGCAGGACCGTCTAAATAATTCGGAAAACAACGACATAAAATTGTATCTGATGCACCATTGACGATCATTATTGATCGGAATTTCTTTATGAACTTCCTCGGGTCTCCGAATCCATCATATGGCGTGAGGGTCAACGGCAGAGTGAACCTCTTCAGCAGTTCGAAGTTCATTACTTCTTCTGTGAAGGGGCCTACAGCATCCTCAGACTCTTCTTTCTCGTCTTCGAGCTGCTGCTCTTCGTTTCGAGCGGTTTCTAAAACATGAGTCGGTTGGGACTGATGCTCCTCGTCTTCCGCCTGACGAGCATCGTTGTGTTCAATCCGAGCATGATTTAGTTCGGCAATTTGAGCAGCCATTATTTGGTTCTCGTCAGCCGCTCGTTGATTAGCTTGTTGCAGCTCAGCTACCATTCGCATGAGTTCGGACAGTGAAGGAGGTGGTACGTCAGCCATGGATGCAGATGGAAGCGATGGGaccaaaaaaatatgatttcctttgccccacggtgggcgccaattgATCTTGCCTGGGAAAAAGATCGGCTTCCACTCCTCGGGATCGGCCGAGCTATAGGCTGGAATGTTGAGCGTCCGTCCTTCTGAGTTCGAGCTTCTTATGGTTATTGTTATGCAAGAATGCGAGCAATGAAAAACAgggggagtgtacctgcaaaggcactccgatgcttaagtcagtATTCGGAATACAGTAAAAAAAACTTACCTTAACGAGATGTTTTTCCCCCCTTTATATGGAGAGCTTCTCGTCCGTTTATATTTTCAGCAATAAATCGTCGGTTTCTTATTGTGCCGTTTTGAGACGTCGGTTGTAAAAATGTTAACGTTACCGAGTTATAGCTCATCAAGTCCGAGTAATAACGAATGATGACGAGTTATGGTGCTTGCCGATAACGATTAGGAGACCGAAATATATAACTCGTATTAATGATGACCATATCAACAAtcattaaaaagtattttattttttgtattaaattatttaGATACTTGAGTTGAATTTTTAAACTTTGGTTATTTCATTTAACCCATGAAATCAGTCTATCCCAAGTCGCTAAAACCCTACGTTAGACGGTTTTAGAGGGTGGACTCAAATTGCTAAAATTATTTGAAGGTTTTAATTTATGTTGAACAATTATGTGCAGTtaattttgcataaaattaataattaatagttattagataaaaatttagtcaaattaattaaattatttaacaaatttcaattatcaattttacgTACAGTTAACATGACATTATGAATGATTTGAAATATTGATACTCTTCCTAGCTAAAAGGACGTCTAACAACCatataaaacaacaaacaataaaaaaacgtgaaaattatgttttaggtaaaaggaaaaaggaaaaagctgAAAAAGCAAAAGTGAAAATGAAACACGCACTAGGTataattttatctcttttttcatGTGTGAATAATCATTTAAACTAGTAATTAATCATTAAACGGAAATACTTGGTAACTAATCAATATATAAGCAATATAATTATGCGATTGAATATAGTAGCTATATAGCAAACacattgatatatatatatatatNNNNNNNNNNNNNNNNNNNNNNNNNNNNNNNNNNNNNNNNNNNNNNNNNNNNNNNNNNNNNNNNNNNNNNNNNNNNNNNNNNNNNNNNaatttatttttaatatatattttatattttaataatattttctattattaactaattttaataattaattctgatATACACTTAGTATGATTAAAATCTATACAAAATGAAGATAATTTAGTGCAGTGCGAAGGCCCCCACATCACATAGTAAGAAATCTTTTGCATGATGTTTATTTTGATGTAGAACGTTTATGGTGTGCTTAATGATGAgattaaaatactaatttttggAAGGGAAAAAGCAAAAGTTTTACATACCCTCACCttttgtcaaaattttaatcttattctttaaatctattttattttattccaattttattttcagcattttaagatttattcaattttatattatttaaaatatagacTATATAATTAGGGTTCTGATCACCAGATTTGTTTTAGTTGTCttattaaagagaaattgaataaattagGTATTATTCAGCatagaaattatatatatgtgtgttacctaaaaaaagatattgaaattgTTGAACATTATTTGTTGCTTGAGTTGTTACTTTATTGAAttctttgttattatttaaaatatgtatttgATTAGTAGATACGAGAATATCTTTTTGTAAAAAAGATAATCAGTAGTTATAAATCATCGCAAATCAGTATTTATTTAGCAGTGATTATATTAGCTGTTAGCTGTTGTTGAAAATCGTCGCAAAATCATTTACCAACTCCTTAAAGGATGGAGACCACTGCTAAGCTGTTTAGCGGCAGTTCAAGAAAAATTTGCCGCTAAAAGCCTTCTATGGTACAGTGAGAAGTTAGAGAAATTATTCACATAAATCATTGGTAAGATATAAAGAATGGTGTAACATTTGATTGTTGATGGTTTTGTCAAACATGAAATTGAAAATCGATTATAGTCTCATTAGATCTAGTATATATATTGGTAGGTCTTGTTATTAGGTCGGTCTAGTATATTGGTAGGCATAAAACTAGTCATTTTAATTTGCTTTCTTATTGCGTTTTTATTTAGATAATTTATATGATTTCGTTCTACCCTGTTCTACTGAGTTTCTTTTCTCTAAAAAAAGTTACGAacaaatctaaattttaaataatgatgGACACCAAATTATTAGAAGGCTTTCCTAGAATTACATCGTGCATTATATTGCATATTATTGATACTCTTTCTAGCTAAAAGTCTAAAACatacaatataaataaaacaacaataataaattaaaaattgaccAAGAATATGGGACAAGGGGATTAGATAGATAGTCGATGATGAGGATCCTAGAGAATCTGATTGTCTCATTGAATAATTCTTTATtaataatactttttgttcCACCAGCTTGAGATAGCGATGGCCATGACATCCTCGAGGTCTCCGACCTAGTCCTTTTCTTGGGCtttgttaaaaataagaaactaaattaaaaaaaaattatgtattattaaatatatttaagttgtctaaaatgatacaatataaaatagtatttataAGTATTAAGggaatcgtaataataaagacgtaatattctataataaatattcagattattaaataattctaataaatacTAATTCATTCTAATATATTCTGATAGACTTGATGAGTTTGtcaaagacaaaaagaaaattaatattaaatattttaagtcaagtttgtaatttttttctcaaggtaaattttaaattggtaCTCGAAAAATTCTAACACTGATAAAATGGTACCTGacttttgttattgacaaaatattccctgaaagattttaaattttgataagcAAGTCCCCGAACTTGCTTGAGCATATCTCTAGCGACCACGCTACTGACGTAGTCACCGTATTTTGCTAAGATGGCAGCATTCCTAGACTAATTACTTAgatgtaattaataattaaattagatcaATAATAAGTGAAAATTTTCCAATCCTAATCCTCCCTTCCTCCACCCTAATACACTCTTGCTCTCTCACTATGAGACGGGCCAAAACGACGTCTCAACTTCTCACCCTCAAAAAGCCGCATAGTCATTGCCTTGTTGCGTCATCCCTGCACCGTCCCGCTTCTCTCCATGCGGTCAAGCAAAAGAACAGGACACACAGCAGCGGCGCCTCACTCATCGACCTCGTCTCCGTGCCTCTCGCCGGTAGTTGTGCCTCGTCTCCCCGCCGCCAATCGCTGCTCGCAACAGCTCGTTGATATAGCTCGTGCTTCGATCCCAACAGCTCGCTGCTCACCTCTATTTGCCGCTCATATCTGCTCGATACTCGCCGTCAGTCGCTGCCTTGTCGTGTCTCTTCTGTCTGTGTTGAAACAGTTGTCTTGGCTTCACCGTGATTTGCCTTATCTGCCTCCGCCTCTGCTTCTGTGTGTCGTGCTTCTCAACCTTCTCAAAAGAATAAGAACAACAATAATAGGAAGGAATATAATTTGTgacttctcatttttttctgaAATTGCTGTGGGGTAAGTATTTAGCCATTAAAGTAATGATCTTTGACTCACTTTGGAAGAGAGTGAATTGTGTTTATGGTTTGAACCTGGATATAAAAGGATTCTGGGTTTGGTACTTTCTTAATAATGAAGTAGAAAATGTGGCTAGATGAGATATCTTTATCTTTAGTTGTAAAGCTTATGAACATATTTTCAAGTTTTTATTGCCATCATAATAGAAACTAAGAGGAGAAATTTTTACATTGACATTTAGCCATTCTCATATGGAGTAGGATTCTTGGTAGTTTGTTGCTGGTAACTTTTAGTATATGTGTGAGGATGAGAAGGGAGAGAGTGTGTTAGGTGGGGAAGAGAGAGAGTGCATTGGAGAGGGGAGGGACTAGAGTTGGGGAGGATTTTTGCCATCTCAGCAAAATACGGTGGTCACGTCAGCAGCGTGCTTGTCGGAGATGTGCTCCGCCAAGTTCGAGAGCacgcttgtcaaattttaaaatcttttaagaattattttgtcaataataaaaattaaataccaTTTTCTAAATaccaatttaatatttatctccTTTTTTCTCTTCGTTATGCAAtgaattttctttattaatttaatgtatatgtttgtttttttggttaatttactgttttattttttgacagtggctctcatgagTATTTAATTGTCTTTGGTTGATAATATCGATGGAGAtgactaattatattttagagtTGCTTTTGTCATTTCTCCTATTTAATTTTATGGATATAATTGTtgtaaataatctaaaaaaaattgtatatataaaaatcttGTTGTTGCAAAAAGATCTCTTCACAATAATACATAAAGTTATATACTCTTTTACACTTTTtgatattcaaataaataaatataacaacAGGAATTAAACTTTCATAATTGCACTTATTAGTGCCAAAATGTAGCAAAATATTGTCGAAATTATTTGGAATAATATGgtaaaacatatttaaaatatttagcatattatcaaacacttagcatgcaaAAACATAAAcaacataaaataacattaataaaCATTTTTCGTAATACCAAATTAAAATTCAGTATTAATGGCATAAAAAATCAGCAGCATTTTGCAAGAATTTAGTAAAGTATCAAtcaataaattcaaataaattaaaattcaaactcaagaagctctTAAAAACATGTTTAATTATGTATAAACTAACATTAATTCTAAGATAAATTCAACTAACAGCAACAAATAATCCTaaccaaattaaattaacactacaatcaacatataactaatcctaaattaactaaaatagatTAGAGAAGAAAAGGTGATCTGAAAACCTGAGTCAAAGAACAGAGCAAGAATCAGGAGAGAGGGATATACAGTGGCAGTGACCAGTTGCTGCTGCGTCTGAACTCGCTGGAACTAGAATAGCTCTGTTCTGATTCTGCGACTGGGAATGAGGGAGGCAGGGGTGAGCTAGAGAGCCACAATGCAAGGTTgtgatgagaagaagaagatggtcacAGAGACATTGGATGGTAGCCAGCGGCGAGACAGAAAAGAAGGCAGCAgacaagaaaagagaaagagagaaaggatTTTTACGGTGGTT
The genomic region above belongs to Arachis duranensis cultivar V14167 chromosome 3, aradu.V14167.gnm2.J7QH, whole genome shotgun sequence and contains:
- the LOC107477051 gene encoding uncharacterized protein LOC107477051, whose translation is MADVPPPSLSELMRMVAELQQANQRAADENQIMAAQIAELNHARIEHNDARQAEDEEHQSQPTHVLETARNEEQQLEDEKEESEDAVGPFTEEVMNFELLKRFTLPLTLTPYDGFGDPRKFIKKFRSIMIVNGASDTILCRCFPNYLDGPALDWLCALPAGSISRFHQLAKLFEEHFAGSAIYLHDSDYLNTIKQGPNESLKDYMTRFTKIAISIPDLHPEVHLHAIKSGLRPGKFQETIAVAKPKTLAEFREKAKGQIDIEELRQARKSDKSHFSERT